From Passer domesticus isolate bPasDom1 chromosome 20, bPasDom1.hap1, whole genome shotgun sequence, one genomic window encodes:
- the LOC135284287 gene encoding urotensin-2 receptor-like, with translation MEPNGTAAAGDNGTAAAAAVGGGGAPGSGPLLIPSAFGTVLSVMYVAGVAGNVYTLVVMCHSARCAAPMYSSIVSLALADLLYLSTIPFIVCTYLAQDWYFGDLGCRILLSLDLLTMHASIFTLTLMCTERYLAVTRPLDTLKRSRGYRKVTAGAVWSVSLLLTLPMMLMVTLTEGGKAEGKVKRMCAPTWSVDAYRTYLTVLFSTSIMAPGIIIGFLYTRLARTYLESQRNPPHKEKSKRSPRQKVLIMIFSIVLVFWACFLPFWIWQLVRLYSSSLQLTTQTQKCINYLVTCLTYSNSCINPFLYTLLTKNYREYLRNRHRNFYRFTSSFRKRGSNLQCSWGRSMSSSNQYDYSSEALGMATLKDK, from the coding sequence atGGAGCCCAACGggacggcggcggcgggggacAACGggacggcggcggcggcggcggtgggCGGCGGGGGTGCCCCCGGGAGCGGCCCCCTGCTCATCCCGTCGGCCTTCGGGACGGTGCTGTCGGTGATGTACGTGGCCGGGGTGGCCGGCAATGTCTACACGCTGGTGGTGATGTGCCACTCGGCGCGCTGCGCCGCCCCCATGTACAGCTCCATCGTCAGCCTGGCCCTGGCCGACCTGCTCTACCTCTCCACCATCCCCTTCATCGTCTGCACCTACCTGGCCCAGGACTGGTACTTCGGGGACCTGGGCTGCCGCatcctgctcagcctggaccTGCTCACCATGCACGCCAGCATCTTCACGCTCACCCTCATGTGCACCGAGCGCTACCTGGCCGTCACCCGGCCCCTGGACACCCTGAAGCGCTCGCGGGGCTACCGCAAGGTGACGGCGGGGGCCGTGTGGTCGGTGTCGCTGCTGCTCACGCTGCCCATGATGCTGATGGTCACGCTGACCGAGGGGGGCAAGGCGGAGGGCAAGGTGAAGAGGATGTGTGCGCCCACCTGGAGCGTGGACGCCTACCGCACCTACCTGACCGTGctcttcagcaccagcatcatGGCCCCGGGCATCATCATCGGCTTCCTGTACACACGCCTGGCCAGGACCTACCTGGAGTCCCAGAGGAACCCCCCGCACAAGGAGAAGAGCAAGAGGTCCCCCCGGCAGAAGGTCCTCATCATGATTTTCAGCATCGTGCTGGTCTTCTGGGCCTGCTTCCTGCCCTTCTGGATCTGGCAGCTGGTGCGCCTCTACAGCAGCTCGCTGCAGCTcaccacccaaacccaaaagTGCATTAACTACCTGGTGACCTGCCTGACCTACAGCAACAGCTGCATCAACCCCTTCCTCTACACCCTGCTCACCAAAAACTACCGCGAGTACCTGCGCAACAGGCACCGCAACTTCTACAGGTTCACCTCCTCCTTCCGCAAGAGGGGCTCCAACCTGCAGTGCTCCTGGGGCCGCTCCATGTCCTCCAGCAACCAGTACGACTACAGCTCCGAGGCGCTGGGCATGGCCACGCTGAAGGAcaagtga